DNA sequence from the Juglans microcarpa x Juglans regia isolate MS1-56 chromosome 5S, Jm3101_v1.0, whole genome shotgun sequence genome:
gtatatatatatatatatatatatatctgcattAATTTAGgatgttaatttcttttgggtgAATCATGACATGCAATTTGACACGATCATAAAATTGTTGGGTTGAGCCAAAAAATTAAGTGGACGCATGCACTAGTACTCGGCTTTACAGTacttaaaaactaatacaattTAGATTATAAGCAGCTAGCACGTACACCAACATGAGTATATATAAAGTAGTCGAGGCCGGCCTAGAGAATTGCGAGTTCTAGCTGGCTGTCCGTTCCAATTGTGATCTCTTTGTCCCAAATGCATGCACCAAATATTTCCTCTTATTCCTTCCTTTCAGCAATAACAGTACTTCCAATGCCACGGGCGGAGGACATAGTTAAAAACGTGAGGCCAACAACTTCCCATGCACGGTGACAGCATACGGCCGGTTTTTGTGCTTTGTAAAATTTAAGgtttggattatatatatatatatatatcttctactTTCAATTATCAAATCTCCAGGCACGGATGTCTAAAATGAAAATCTCTcgttatacgtacgtacgtaattatatatatatatatatattcacatcaTATATGGTACTATATGTGTGTGATtctataagttatatatatatatatatatatatcaattaaggAGGAGCTCGAATTTCATGACTAATACTTTCTTCTCATGTGTTTTCTTTGTGATGATCAGTTAATGTTTAATTAAACTCCATTGGCACCAATATTGGGCAAACCTTCTCTGGAAGTGGTCcggtttttgtaattttttagggTTGTTTTCTCAATCCGCCGGCCACTTTGCAAACCCTGGTGAAAAAAACATGTGCACTTGTACTGAATCTCGAGGAATTATAAATGGCGACCCTTTGCAATCCAAGGATGAGTGCTGCAATGAAGACAGTATGAGATCAGGTAGAAGCGAAGGCAGATTCTTCAATGGCATTCTCCGACGTCTTCTACAGGCCAGTGGCCCATTCCTAGCACTGCCGCTCACAGAGGTAATTAACTCTCTCTGTCTCCTTAACATACTGATCATACTGCatacataactattttttttctcctcctttGTTATATACCgagaatattgatatatagGAGCATACACACGCACACCATTTTTTCTGTTCATTTTAAAGTGACGATAACTTCCAGTTTGGTGCCGTACGTACGTGTTTaacttttgaaaagaataaaactgcTTTCTACTTATCTTTAATGATATATAGTTACTGacgtatttctctttttaaaatcaacggatgtacgtacgtaccttaTAACGTTTCTCAAATAAAATCTCAGTTTTCATATGTGCCGATCATCAACTCCGTTGCTCCTTAACTTTTTGAACTTTGTAGACAAAAGAAGATTGATCTTCATTAATTCCGACGATCCCATTGCTTCAAAATGGCCTTGACGATCAGCGCGCAAGGATACGTAACAGCTTCTTCAGCTGGCCTTACCTGAGTAATTCCTCCATCTTTCTGGTCCCAACCCATGATGCCACCTCATTTCAGCAGTCTTCTTCATGCTGCCATTGGTCTGTTTAAGTATTTGCGACCATCAGAGTTGAAACTTCAGATCCTGCAACTTCAGCCATTCTTTTATGATATATATCCAGTTCTTCCAGCACATCAAGTGTCCAGTTCCTTCATAgttaaatcattttccaactcTCTGTTTCCTGTTCCGGCCTCCACTTTCTTAATGTACGTCAACCTCGTCAAAGCCCACTGTCATTCTGCTCGTGATGTTCCTCTTGTAGTTTCACAAGCGAACAAACAAAAGGCAGCGAAAGAAAAGGATGAGTAGAGATTTTTAGTACATGATTCTACGAAGTAGAATAACGGAATCCAGCTCCCACAGCCGCtctaaaaaagtttgaaaactaGACGCAGAGAGAGGAGCTGGATGCAAAGCCAGTGAGAGGAGGGTATTATAAAGCCAATGCTGGCTTAGCACCCGAACCGGACCGAAGTTGCACTTATCTTATAGAGAAATTCTACTCTTAGGCTGCTTCCCTTTACCAACACCACACACCGTGACGTGCGAATCCGGTTTGGTTGTCACGTCATGGTTTTACATTGTCTTCGACGGGGATTCGCACATAGTCTCACAGATGAGAAATTTTCTCCTTCAGATCCCTTCCTCTCTGTCTCCCTCACTTCCGTCTTGAAGGATTTTGTTCGCATGTATTATTGCGGCCGAGGAATTTTCTCCCTTAGATCCGTCCTCCCCGTCTCCCTCATTTCGTCTGTCCGTAGCCTGTGAGATCCCTTCCTCCCCATTCTCTTCTCACGCAGACTCTAAACTTCTCCCTCATATCCCTTTATTCGCCCTCTGTTTGTCGCCCTCACTCCCATTAACAAAATCGCACAGAATATGGGAAAAATGCTCACCATTCGACCACACTAGACACATGTATGGCCCAAGTGGGTAGGGAGAGAGCATTGGCGGGCTCAACAAGTTGCAGAGTGGAACCCAGCAACGGTAGCTCCACCGCTAAGGCAGATCCAATTAAGCTCAGAATCAGACCCACTCCAAATAGAGCCACCACGGCCTTCAGGTTGTGGATGGTAACATAACTGGCAGGATTCTCTGTGTGGGTCTGGACTTGCATTTGAAATGGTTCGTGTATTTGGGACTTTGGAGTGGAAAAGGAAATTGCTTTTATATATGGGTTTATGACTAAAGAGAGAATTTGGAAGGTAGAATAAGGTAGTGATGGCCATTGCTGTGGTTCTGAACGCTGAAGATTTTTCCGGGTGAAGCCGTGATACATCGGCGGAGTCGAAAATGAACCGTCTGAGGGTAGATTAGTAAATTGGTAAAAGGGAGGTCTTCTAGATCCAGTCCAGCCATGTATGTAAAATGATAAGGTGACGTTGCAAAATCACACGTttgaaaaaacaattaaaataggtCCAACTCACCgggtgtgtggtgttggagaaACAAGGGCTTAAGAGTAGAATTACTCTATCTTATAAATGACACATCGATCCAACAATATGGTGATCATTTAGCTGTAACTCATGACTTTTAAatcttttctttactttttttcaaaccaGATCATCCAATTAAAGATTAGTTGTGGACATAATATGCAGACACGTGATGATCttcatcatttaattaatattaaagttcATCATGTGAAGATCATATCATCTGGATAAGTGAACATATTAATAGGCCTATGCAAAAAAGGGCTTGGCTCATTCAAACCGAAAGGCCCGACATGGACCCACCCGACTAAAGTTGGGTTCAACAGGTCAAAACCCATAACGGGTTCATTTCATCTAATATCGGTCGAAACCGATCATCCTAAAGAAATAACCCACGCCCATCTATTCTCATCAAACCCTAGCCTTTCTCTCATATGTCTCAtatccatcattttctttttcctcatcaTTTCATGGAAGAGCTCAACCAAAGCAAATACCCATTTTCTCTATTGCTTGGCTTTCTCCttaacactctctctcactgtcTCTGCACCATTTACTCTCTTTAACGCTCATCACTGTCTCACTGTCTCAACCAAAGATCAACTTCGTCTCTCACGCCATCCCTGCACCTAAAAGCCAGCTTGTGTCCTCTCTGCCTCTCGCTCATTCCTTCCTGCTAGAAGTAAACTCCCGTTGTCTACCTATCTTGCACGACCTGAACCAACATAGACCAAGTGTTTGTGTGCGTGTGTCTATGGTTTTGCACCCAGCTTGGGTTGTGGAGTTTTACCCATTCAGCAAAGgaggaaatagaaaagttgaGAGTTTCGTTAAtgttctttttctcctcctctcctcctctcttgctctatttttctctctatttcgCTTTCTCCTATCCCGACTTCAAGTGAAGATGCGTGAGATCCTTCACATCCAAGGTGGGCAATGCGGCAACCAGATCAGTGCCAAGTTCTGGGAAGTGGTGTGTGTGAGCATAGAAGGCGTAGAGCTCATCAATTCCGTGTCGATCTcgtctatttttgttttcttcacaAGATTCtttctgtgattttttttattctattaggCACCGTTTGTTTGCCCacaaaagaaaaggtaaaatgtgatttttttttttttttgttctgttagGCACCGTTTGTTTGCccaaaaaaaaggtaaaatgtgattttttttgttcttttttggtAATTTTAGTGATTCTTGCGCATATTCATTTCAGTTTGGAAATTATAGGGTAAATTGTGATTCTTGCGCATATTCATTTCGGTTTGGAAATTATAGGGTAAattggaaattaatttcataaaatcaatattatgtTGATGCTGATTGTGGTGTTGATGAAGTTTTTTAGTATAATGAGAGTTTGGTGGGCTGCAATATTGGTGTTTGTTGAATCTCTAATCTTTTCTttgcaaaacaaacaaaaagaaattaaggatgtttctttctttctttttcatttgataaaaaaataaaaaagaaaataaatttctagaAAACCGACATTTTAACCCGACCCAAATGGACCGAGTCGGGTCAGGTCAATTTTGGACTGACTGGTCATCGGGTTGGACCCAAAATAGCCTTGGGCGGGCCAGGTGTTTTGCAGGCCTACATATTAGATTAATTCACTAAAATGCCGGCAAATTATAGGAATAAAATGATCACAAAGAAGGATACACTCTACATAGGCATGCATTTAAtgatttctctatttcttttataattcatGAGCATCCAATTTGTACAAAGAATTGGAAAGGGTTTCTACCATGTAATGTTCTTTTATAATTCCTCACGCAAGTGTTTTTCACAGTACGTAAAGATCCTCGAGTTAAGATACCAtaagaaaaaattcaaacgagaatacatgatgatgatcagctCCTCTATAACTGTAATAATTTACCTTAAGAGTGTTTTTAAGTGATCAAAGTTTGTTAATTTTGATTAGGGCATCTGATTTCGGGTGAGATCATCTATATATTCAGACCTTTTTCATCATATGAAAATTTGCGAGTTTGtattcatcaatataattaacGTAAATTTGGTCGTACACCCGGCCATGTGTTATGATCGGATTAGGATTAAGTCCTAATTATGCGATTGGACTATATAATATGCTCATTATTCCTTATAAGATATACCCGTCTTATCccttgcatttaaattactatAACAACAATTAGTAATATCCATTAATTAGCACGACcgatataaaattaatgattgAACGGCTATTAAATTAAACCACtaattaattaactcttgatctctacatatatatatagttaacaCGTATACAGAGTTGTGTCTATATTCGATCATGTCATGTGTAATAAAGCCACGCGTTTTCATGTACTGCTCATTCTAGATTAACAATAGATATTGTCAATCCTTGCAGGTGGGGGAAGAGGTTCAAGCATTGTGGAAGATTGCAGGGCCCATCGGGATGACAACCTTGCTTATATACTCGAGGTCCGTTATTTCCATGCTCTTCTTGGGTCGTCTCGGAACAACAGAGCTAGCTGGGGGAACACTGGCGATTGGTTTTTTGAATATCACAGGCAATTCAATCCTCAGGGGTCTATCCATGGGGATGGACCCCATCTGTTGCCAAGCCTATGGAGCCAAACGATACTCAGTTCTCAGCCAAACCTTCCAGAAAACACTATGTCTCCTCCTACTCGTTTCCATATCCATCTCAGTCATATGGCTTAACGCTGGCCCCATCTTTCGTTGGTTGGGTCAGGACCCAAACATCACAAAAGTTGCAAAGGTTTACTTGGTTTTCTCCATTCCTGAATTGCTAGCTCAAGCTCACCTCCACCCATTAAGGATCTTCTTACGAACCCAGGGCTTAACCACCCCACTAACAATAGCAGCCACTTTTGCAGCCCTCCTTCACCTTCCTATTAACTACTTACTCACTACTTATTTGAAATTAGGTGTCAAGGGTATTGCACTGGCTGTTGCTTTTAATACTCTCAACTTAAACTTGGGCTTGATAATCTATCTTATCGTCTCCAAAACACCACTAAAACCTTGGAATGGAGCTACATTTACCTCTGCCTTTCAAGGCTGGGGGCCATTGCTAAGTTTAGCACTGCCTAGCGCTGCTTCAGTGTGCTTGGAGTGGTGGTGGTATGAAATAATGCTGTTTCTGTGTGGATTATTGAGCGATCCACAGGCAAGTTTAGCTGCAATGGGCATCCTCATTCAAACGACAGGCTTGCTATATGTGGTTCCAATCTCTTTAAGCAGTGGCATAGCAACACGTGTCGGCCACGCTTTGGGGGCTGGTCAACCATCCCTGGCCCAATGGGCAGCCATTATTGGACTTATCGTGGCCTTTGCTTTTGGACTCTCGGCCCTCATTTTCATGAATGCAGTGAGATCTGTGTGGGGAAAGTTGTTCACAGATGAGTCTCAGATTCTTGATCTGGTTTCAATTGCACTTCCAATATTGGGGTTATGCGAACTCGGCAACTCACCCCAAACCGCTGCGTGTGGGGTCTTAACCGGTACAGCACGTCCTAAGCTGGGTGCCCGGATAAACTTGTGTGCATTTTACGTCGTTGGATTGCCAATGGTTATTCTGACTTGTTTCGTGTGCAAGGTTGGGTTTCTAGGTCTATGGTTGGGGCTACTGTCAGCAcagttttcttgtttgtttatgATGGGATATGCATTGATCCGTACAGATTGGAGGCACCAAACTAAAAGGGCTGAGGAGCTGACTCTTGCAGCAGATCAACAGGCACGAGATAAGGATGATTTGGAAAGCGTCCTACTAATTACCACTGATCTCTGAGTTATAAAAACCAATTTTAAGTCCGTCCGTACTGCATGAAGACATTAATTCTTGGCAAGAGTACACgcgaaggatatatatatatatatatatatataaatcacgAAACTCATGGTTTCATGCATTAATGATCTTAACTTGAGGTGGAACAGAagtgagaagttaaaaaatgagCCATCTATCTGATCTGGAGGATGATCATCAAATGCATTTTTAGTTCGTTGTCCATCGACTAGGAGTATATTCTTTAATTTGCTTCGATTCATAGAAACACACGTACACATGAAACTCACTGCATGCAGGCACGAACATATGACGTACATAGTACCTTGTACgatttctttccttctattATATTCTGCTCTTTAGTCGATTgacaaattaatattgtttatcTAATCCTGGCTATAATTTGCTCATCTGGTATATCACATTGGTGGGAATTATTAGAATCTAGAAAAGGGAAGTATGAGGCCGGCGTTATTAACGttgaacttatatatatatggccggAATTGCCTTGGGCATTCGTTACGGGTAGTGTTTTCATGTTGCATGTGTATGccagcaataaaataaaaactatgtAGTGAATCATCATCAAAATACTGCATTGGATTGATGGTTCTAGCTTTTTACGATGGTTTAGATTTATCCAGCTTCtagtttatatatgtttttatctttatatatttttagttaaatattaaattggttCATGTGGATTTTACATGTTTGAAAGCCAATTAATGGATAATATTTCTCCCTCATGCACGTGCACCCATGAACAATTAATGGATCGTGAGCTTATGACTACTTGATCTTGACCACCAAGAGGTTGAGACAGTAAATGCGCGAGGCCGGGGCTATAGTACCGAGTGAGGAATAAGCCGGAGAGAGCTAGCTTTGTGTGGCGTTTGAAAATTTGACCCCAATAGTGTATTTCTCAACCAAGTACGCAAATGCAGcctttgaaaatataaataataataataataatatatatgcgAAAATGCAGCCTAttagtttcttttcctccgcttattgatatgcttaaattcagcggCTAATCCTGCTTGACTTaggtatatattttgaaaaaaaaaaaagtatcagtTATTAAATAGACAAAATAAAGCACGCATCCAAGACGCCACTCGTGTCATTAGGAGCAACTCCAGGACGCGGTGGCTTGTGACCTGCACGCGCTGTCATAGCCTGTGTTGATCCTCAGCCGGTGACTCAACTTTGTTTCAGACTGCTATCCTATGTTTCCGCTTTCCCGAACTGAGGATCAAGTGGAAATGGGTGTAACAATCTCTTCTAGCCAGTCCAAACCAACAAGATGCAACACACCCCATTTTACTACGACTTTTAGTTACagtaatataatttgttttatcaGACTATACAAAAACCGCTTCAAGCGGCATCCCCTAGTAGGACATGGGTGGGAGCCAATTAATTTTCTCCACatccctcttttttcttttttatgtgatGTATTTGTTAGTTTTTGAATAATTGTAGGGGATTTCCACCCCACTAAAACTTATATCCTGTAATCCtttagtttatctataaaatgCTAAACTtacctagaaaaaaaaaaagcacgcATCCATCAACTgcaaaacaattatatatatatatatatatatatgtaagtattgTAGAAAATAGCTactataaaatagaaaaaaaattggggaTGGGAGAAGGAGATGGAGGGACACTTTGAAAGGTTTCTTTTTtgctattcttcttttttttgaaagaaagatGATTTATTAATCAATCAATCACTATAAAGCTTCCTCTAAAATAATAGATTTAATACAATCAGGAATCATTTCCACATCTAACACAACATTCTTGTGTTAAATAGCATCTTGAGCAAGGTAGTGTGCACCTTCATTTGCTAGCCTATTTGTGTGATGAATAGACCATTGAGCAAATGACTTGAGCAGCAATTTTTTGTCTTCCAAGAGCAAGCCAACTGGGCTCATATCATGGCTATCTTTCTGTAAATATTGAACCACTTGCAAAGAATCACCTTCTAGCTTCACCATTTTAATCCCCATAtccttacaaaaattcatagCCACTTGCAGTGCAACAACTTCAGCCAtgaaagaattaacaactaagGGCTTTGAGTCACGACAACATCCAATTACTTGACCACTGGTATATCTTATAATCACTTCAATGCCTACCCTTCCTCTGGATTGAGCACATGATGCATCCCAATTCATTTTAAACCAGTCAGCAGGTGGCTTAATCCAAGCAGATTTCTGAACAACAGTAACACTTGGTGATGACTTCCTCTCTTGAGCCATCTGGAACAAATAGTAATCCTCTAAAGCTTTGGTTATAAGGAATCTAGGATGATGAAACTCTTTGCCATGAAGAATAGAATGGCTTCTAAACCAGGTCAGTTTTGTTATCATTGCAGTCATGTCCAATTCTTCCTTACTCAGCTTCTATACTAATTCTTTCCAAATTTATGCAAAACTATGACTTTGaacaaataatttcttaattctTTTGCAGCCTATACTCCAAACATCTTGAGAAGCTACACAACTCCATAAGGCATGCTCCCACATTTTCAACATGAGATTTGCATAAAATACAtgaatcatctttcaaaatctTCCTCTTGCACATATTTGAGGAAGTGGGGATGGCATCTCGACATGCTCTCCAAATAAACATATTAGCAACATTGGGAACattcatttttcatattgattTCTAGAACCCAAAATTACTACTGACATCTGAAGTGCTTGCCTCATTTTTGCTAACCAACTTTTTGTGAAGATGATATACACTCTTCACAGAAAACTGGCCATTGTTGGTATAAAACCAAACTAATTTATCATCTCTACCTCTTGAACTGATGGTGACTTTAAGATTCTGTTGGACTTCCTAAGGAGTGAAAGACTGATGCAACAGCTATTCATTCCACTAGTTTAGATCTTGATCTATCAACATTGCCACTTTTGCTTCCTCTCCAAGAGTAAAATCAGAAGATATAATACTATGGCTAATATGTGTTAGTAGCCATCTGTCTTTCCAGATCCTCACCCTCCTACCATTTCCAATTCTCCAGTATAATCCTTCTTCCAAGAGCTTTGTCCTTGCCTTGACACTTTTCCACACATAAGAGGGTCTTGATCCTAGTCTTGCCTTTAAGAAGTCCTCCTAAGGAAAGTACTTTGCTTTAAAAATCTTTGCAGGTAAAGAGTCGGGCTGAGTAAAAATTCTTCAGCTTTGCTTGGAAAGCATTGCTAAATTAAAGCTCTTAAAGTCCTTAAATCCAAGGCCTCCATAGTCTTTTGTTGTACCCAACTGACTCCATTTCATCCAATGAATCTTAGAGTGATCCTCATTATAGCCCCACCAAAATTTCTTGAACATACTGTTCAACTTATGTATAATAAACCCAGGCGgcaaaaaaaaatacctattgAATAGGTGAAAATTGCTTGAAGAACTGCTTTTATAAGAATCTCCTTGCCACCTACTAAAAGTGCTTTAGTTTTTCAGTTTGAAATTATGCTCCAAATTCTATCCAAAAAGGAATGTAATGCAGCAACTTTTGATCTACCAACAACAACAGGGAGCTCCAAGTATTTCTCAAAAGGCCCCGAGGACTTAACTCCAACAATTTACAGAATGTTTCTCTTAACATTTGCTGGGGTGTTTTTGCTGAAGAATAGGGaagttttctctttattaagcATTTGTTTCGAGGCTCTCTCGTAGATCTCCAACAAGTGAAGTAGCCTACACCATTCAAGACAATTTGCCTTGCAAAACAGGAGGTTGTCATCAGCAAATAGAAGATGGTTAATCTAAAGATTGTCATGCCCAATTGGTACTCCTGAGATACTCCCAATAGCTTTTGCATTATTCAGTAAGGAGGTCAAAGTTTCTGAGCATAAAATAAACAAGGAGAaagaggatctccttgtctaagTCCTCTAAAGGGTATGAAAGATGCATGAGGTTCTCCATTAATCAATATGGAATAAAAACTGATCTAATGCAACCCATCATAAGATTGATCCATCTTCTGTCAAAACCAAGTTTGTGCATaacttcttcaagaaaaatccatttGGCATGATCATAAGCTTCGCTCATAACAAGCTTAAGAGCCATATAACCTGACTTTCCATACATTCTGGTGTTTATAGAATGAAGAACTTCATATGCTGCTAAAATTTTATTAGTGATCAATCAACCAGGCACAAAAGCACTCTGGTTTGGTGAAATGATCTTAGGTAAGATTCTTTTTAACCTATTAGCAAGCACTTTAGAAACAATCTTGTAAAGCACAGTACACAGATTAATAGACCTGAAATCTGTCACCTTTTTTTGTTGCTTTACTTTTGGTATCAATGTGATAAATGCGTCATTAATGTCATGTAAAGGCCAGCCATTCTGCAAAACTTTTTGTACAAATAGACATACCTCTTCTCCAATGATGGACCAATTTTCTTGATTGAAGTGGGCATGAGGGAATTCATCTGGACCTGGTGAGCTAGGAAGGGCCATCTGAAAAACTGCATCCTTTACTTCCATTGTAGTAAATGAGTTTTGGTAGGGATCAGCCGCTATAGCAGTGTGCAATTTCGCACACCCTACATGGCAATCTcttgtcttttttattattattattccaaaCGCACCATCATCTCTCTCATCCGCTCTCTCACATCATCTCTCTCCAGcggctctctctcatcagctctctgtctctcatctcgactctgtctctctctctctctttctctcattagctctctctctcgccagctctctctctctctcatcttggcTATCTCTCTTATCTCGGCTCTCTCtatctcatcagctctctctctctctctctctcatcgtctctctctctcaaatgaaaattcagataaaatttcaaatgagTGGGACGACCGTGTGATGGGAAGAGCGTGCGATGGGTGCCAAATAAGGTGTGCAAACTGGCTGATGCCACACAATGGCGGATGCAAAGACTTTTCGGTAGTAAATTCACAAAGAAGTTTGGAATTCATTTCAAGTGTCACACATGCTGTTAAACCAGAAACACAACTAGACAGATCAGAGGGATTAGTAGAAGTGAAAAGATTAGAGAAATAACCAATAAGGTTTCTCCAATCAGGTGAGCATCAATGACAATTTGGCCTTGACTGTCCTCCACTGTTTGATGGTATTAATTGATTTCCTCTTATTAGCAAACTTGTGATAGTATTGAGTGTTTCTGTCTCCTTTATGCAACCAGTGTTGCTTTGCCCTTTGCTTCCATTTCAGTTCTTCCTCCTCAAGATAAAGGTCCACCTCCTTTTGCAAGTCTTGAATAAGTTTGTAATTGTCTCGTGTTCCAATAGCTTGCAAATCAATTATGTCCTTCATTTTCCCCTTGAAATGTGCTTGAATACATAATATATGTCCTAATTATTTATTGGAGAATGAGGTtagagaaagaatgaaaataaaataaatcaatgataTACAATATCAAATGGCATAgatctaaattttatatattaccatacatatatactagacatatgatatatatatatatatatatttatatcatatcatatcattgtTCATGAAAATGATAGGAAAAATACGAGGATTATGGAAAGACGGATAACATGAGAATGAATATGAGCGAGCATCAATTATGGCGCGAAATAAAGTTAGACATGAACAGAGTAGATGACCAAATTATTGACTAAATTCAAACATAGAACTCACGAGGTAAAAGCAACTTAACATAAAACTAGAAGTATTAATTTCAGTTAATTAGAAGGCGTGGTACGGGATCATCACAATTCataagaataaattaatattaataaatatttcttcaaaatatatatatatatatattattacattttCGGTGATATTTTTAacagacatatatatatttaatttatttgcatGTTGTTACTGATCCGCTACTGTAAGTTACGTACGTACGGTCTGGAAAGGCGAGAAATTAAGTGCATTGGATTAGGTCCAACCACCACCCATTCCCGGTAACAGTACTCGCTGCCTGCCTTGTTCATGCATGCTCTTAACttctgatctatatatataacgaCCATGTCGATAAGCTGATCTCACCCTCACCCACCCAGCTTAATTTCAAAGTACTCAAGCTCCATGCTTAGCTTCCTCTTCCATATATTGTACGTCCAAAAGAAAGCCTTTTTTGTCCTTTATACTCCAGAAAAGTATCAGACAATGGAAAGCCTCAAGTTGGCGTGCGTGCTTCTCTTGTGCATGATGGTATCATGTGCACCCTTTGCCGTCGTGGCGGCCCCACTATCATGCAGCAAGATACAAGGCAGCCTCATACCTTGCCTTTCCTACCTGAGGACCGGCGGGCAACCTTCTCAACCATGCTGCACGGCGGTCACCAATCTCAACAAAGCAGCCAGCACCACTACTGACCGTCAGAACGCATGCAGGTGCTTGAAATCAACAGCTGGTGCCTTGCAGGGTGGCCTTAACCCTAAGTATGCAGCTGGACTCCCTGCCTTGTGCAATATTAGCAAATCAAATCTCCTTCATTCCAGCAAGATTCCACAATCCTCGCAAGCCcataattttatctaattagCTGTAGCCCTTATCTGTTTTCCTTTCATACTCTCGTTTTTCACATACTCATCATTTATTCTTAACTGCTCTCACTGATTCTATTGAGCCTACTTGTTACTCCGAAGCCAATCGCCACTCTCATTGGCGTGAAGCCATGGCCTCCGAACTTCGTGCCCTTGAGGAAAACTCCACTTGGACACTTGAACCTCTTCCTTCTGGCAAAACACCCATcagttgcaaatgggttttcaagaCCAAACTTCGTGCTGATGGTACCATTGAGCGCTACAAAACTCG
Encoded proteins:
- the LOC121267309 gene encoding protein DETOXIFICATION 53-like, encoding MGDSLVTTPQFYSALFLGDMREVVEHVAARYPKANLYAVGWSLGANILVRYLGQINNRYCQSLQVGEEVQALWKIAGPIGMTTLLIYSRSVISMLFLGRLGTTELAGGTLAIGFLNITGNSILRGLSMGMDPICCQAYGAKRYSVLSQTFQKTLCLLLLVSISISVIWLNAGPIFRWLGQDPNITKVAKVYLVFSIPELLAQAHLHPLRIFLRTQGLTTPLTIAATFAALLHLPINYLLTTYLKLGVKGIALAVAFNTLNLNLGLIIYLIVSKTPLKPWNGATFTSAFQGWGPLLSLALPSAASVCLEWWWYEIMLFLCGLLSDPQASLAAMGILIQTTGLLYVVPISLSSGIATRVGHALGAGQPSLAQWAAIIGLIVAFAFGLSALIFMNAVRSVWGKLFTDESQILDLVSIALPILGLCELGNSPQTAACGVLTGTARPKLGARINLCAFYVVGLPMVILTCFVCKVGFLGLWLGLLSAQFSCLFMMGYALIRTDWRHQTKRAEELTLAADQQARDKDDLESVLLITTDL
- the LOC121267310 gene encoding uncharacterized protein LOC121267310 produces the protein MTAMITKLTWFRSHSILHGKEFHHPRFLITKALEDYYLFQMAQERKSSPSVTVVQKSAWIKPPADWFKMNWDASCAQSRGRVGIEVIIRYTSGQVIGCCRDSKPLVVNSFMAEVVALQVAMNFCKDMGIKMVKLEGDSLQVVQYLQKDSHDMSPVGLLLEDKKLLLKSFAQWSIHHTNRLANEGAHYLAQDAI